One Mycolicibacterium sarraceniae genomic window carries:
- a CDS encoding IS110 family RNA-guided transposase — MTVRPQVWVGIDVGKLSHHACAVDETGKVVWTQKLANEQRAIETVIERAHTSAERVQWAIDLTSPIASMLITVLLAVEETVVYVPGRVVNTMTNAFRGEGKTDAKDARVIAQIARMRTDLADVTMPDDLVVELTQLTGDRTDVMADWVRGINRLRSLLGSIFPALEAAFDYSTRTPLILVAGLCTPEEIRAAGTERVTAHLQANKAWAPGIAKTATTAVALANAQHLVLPGQNGTAALVKRIAAKLLDLDREIKDLDKTIAERFRDHPYARIIESLPGFGPNLGAEFLVVTRGDLASFGTAGRLASYAGLVPVPQDSGRVSGNLRRPKRFNRRLRRVFYLAALSSLRTGGPSRQFYDRKRGERLVHSQALLALARRLVDVLWALLRDGREFTLDKPALAAA, encoded by the coding sequence GTGACGGTGCGGCCACAGGTGTGGGTCGGGATCGACGTCGGCAAGCTCAGCCATCACGCGTGCGCGGTGGATGAGACCGGCAAAGTGGTGTGGACCCAGAAACTGGCCAACGAGCAGCGTGCCATCGAGACGGTGATCGAGCGTGCGCACACGTCTGCCGAGCGGGTGCAGTGGGCGATCGACTTGACCAGTCCGATCGCGTCGATGCTGATCACCGTGCTCCTGGCTGTCGAGGAAACGGTGGTCTACGTGCCCGGCCGGGTGGTCAACACCATGACGAACGCGTTTCGCGGCGAAGGCAAGACCGACGCCAAGGACGCACGCGTGATCGCCCAAATCGCCCGCATGCGAACCGATCTCGCCGACGTGACGATGCCCGACGACCTGGTGGTGGAGTTGACCCAGCTGACCGGGGATCGCACTGATGTGATGGCCGATTGGGTGCGTGGCATCAACCGGCTGCGGTCGCTGCTGGGGTCGATCTTCCCGGCTCTGGAAGCGGCGTTCGACTACTCCACCCGCACACCACTGATCCTGGTAGCCGGACTGTGCACCCCGGAAGAGATCCGCGCCGCCGGCACCGAGCGCGTCACGGCTCACCTGCAGGCGAATAAGGCGTGGGCGCCGGGGATCGCCAAGACCGCCACCACCGCCGTGGCGCTAGCGAACGCACAGCACCTGGTACTGCCTGGGCAGAACGGTACGGCTGCTCTGGTGAAGCGGATCGCGGCCAAGCTGCTCGACCTGGACCGCGAGATCAAGGACCTCGACAAGACGATCGCCGAGCGTTTCCGTGACCACCCGTACGCCCGGATCATCGAATCGCTGCCCGGCTTCGGACCCAATCTGGGTGCTGAATTCCTCGTCGTCACCCGCGGTGACCTGGCCTCTTTCGGCACCGCTGGGCGGTTGGCGTCCTACGCAGGACTTGTTCCGGTGCCCCAGGATTCGGGTCGCGTCAGCGGCAATCTTCGCCGACCGAAACGCTTCAACCGTCGCCTGCGGCGGGTGTTCTATCTGGCGGCGCTGTCCAGCTTGCGCACCGGCGGACCGTCTCGGCAGTTCTATGACCGCAAACGCGGTGAACGCCTCGTCCACAGCCAGGCGTTGCTCGCCCTGGCGCGGCGCCTGGTCGACGTGCTGTGGGCACTGCTACGCGACGGGCGAGAGTTCACCCTCGACAAGCCTGCACTCGCTGCCGCGTGA
- a CDS encoding alpha/beta fold hydrolase — translation MTVPTPPSIVGPVRCIPIVGEKPMVSDRSGMDIAAFEIHRQHATIHTGPVSFIDVGYGRTAVFIHGVITNSLLWRNVIGILASDNRRCIAVDLPGHGQTPPAAQDADVSLTGLASRVIDLCDHLGLERVDLVANDTGGAIAQIVAARLGERLATLTLTNCDTEPNMPPMMFKPVVAAARWPRLFEVVGPRLVGHPTVTRWVTTAGYQNAHYLPTDVLDAFWRPVLGTGAAAAAFARMLRSVSTDDLAAVRPQLQQLRAPTLIAWGTGDVFFRVKWAHQLADLIASTTGVVTLKGARLFFPDERAAELAPLLEQHWQRHDRTTI, via the coding sequence TTGACAGTTCCCACCCCACCGAGCATAGTCGGTCCGGTACGTTGCATACCGATAGTAGGTGAGAAACCTATGGTATCTGATAGGAGCGGCATGGACATCGCTGCGTTCGAGATACACCGCCAGCACGCCACGATTCACACTGGGCCAGTCAGCTTCATCGACGTCGGCTACGGCCGCACCGCCGTCTTCATCCACGGCGTGATCACCAACAGCCTGCTGTGGCGCAACGTCATAGGAATCCTTGCGTCCGATAACCGCCGCTGCATCGCCGTCGATCTGCCCGGACATGGACAGACGCCCCCAGCCGCCCAGGACGCGGATGTATCGCTGACAGGTCTCGCGAGCCGTGTCATCGACCTGTGCGATCACCTCGGCCTCGAACGAGTCGACCTCGTGGCCAACGATACTGGCGGGGCAATCGCACAGATCGTGGCCGCTCGTCTCGGCGAGAGGCTGGCGACACTGACGTTGACCAATTGCGACACCGAACCCAACATGCCGCCCATGATGTTCAAACCCGTTGTGGCAGCAGCACGCTGGCCTCGCCTGTTCGAGGTGGTCGGGCCGCGCCTGGTCGGACACCCGACCGTCACACGGTGGGTGACCACGGCTGGTTACCAGAACGCCCACTACCTGCCGACCGATGTTCTGGACGCGTTCTGGCGCCCCGTCCTAGGAACCGGGGCTGCGGCCGCCGCATTCGCGCGAATGCTGAGGTCTGTCAGTACCGACGACCTGGCAGCCGTCAGGCCTCAGCTCCAACAACTTCGAGCACCCACCCTGATTGCGTGGGGGACTGGTGATGTCTTCTTCCGGGTCAAGTGGGCACACCAACTCGCCGACCTGATTGCAAGCACCACCGGCGTCGTCACCCTCAAGGGGGCGCGCCTGTTCTTCCCCGACGAACGAGCCGCCGAACTCGCCCCCCTGCTCGAACAGCACTGGCAGCGGCATGACCGCACCACAATTTAG
- a CDS encoding TetR/AcrR family transcriptional regulator encodes MGTVKSRREQYAEQTRQALLDAAAAAFAERGFTATSIDDIAASAQVTKGAVYHHFSDKRALFEAVLNRCDEAAKVQVFAAVSDHPKDLWAGMLAALEVTLTVCADPTVGRLIYVEGPIALGWTRWRQCEDQYTFTNVRLLLTSAIDAGLFPPDLAVDPMAQLLSGMITHAGIALAEAAPSARTALRSGLSAEIARVLRGLRMQTDP; translated from the coding sequence GTGGGAACTGTCAAGAGTCGCCGTGAGCAATATGCCGAGCAGACGCGGCAAGCCTTGCTCGACGCCGCTGCCGCCGCATTCGCCGAGCGCGGCTTCACGGCCACCTCCATCGACGACATCGCCGCATCTGCTCAGGTCACCAAAGGAGCTGTTTACCATCACTTCTCAGACAAGCGGGCACTCTTTGAAGCAGTGCTGAACCGTTGCGACGAAGCTGCAAAGGTGCAGGTGTTCGCGGCAGTGTCGGACCATCCAAAAGACTTGTGGGCCGGCATGCTGGCCGCCTTAGAGGTGACGCTCACCGTGTGTGCCGACCCAACCGTTGGCCGCCTCATCTACGTCGAGGGTCCGATCGCACTGGGCTGGACGCGCTGGCGCCAATGCGAAGACCAGTACACCTTCACCAATGTGCGCCTACTACTCACCAGCGCCATAGACGCCGGGCTCTTTCCCCCCGACCTTGCCGTCGACCCCATGGCCCAGCTGCTCTCCGGCATGATCACCCACGCCGGCATCGCCCTTGCCGAAGCTGCACCGTCAGCCCGTACCGCTCTGCGATCCGGGTTATCCGCCGAGATAGCCCGCGTGCTCCGCGGGTTGAGAATGCAGACTGACCCCTAG
- a CDS encoding LysR family transcriptional regulator, translating to MDVERLRLLRELAERGTVHAAATAMSLTPSAVSQQLKILQREAGVPLLEATGRRLRLTDAGRVLVARTDEVLAALDRAHADMDGFRSTPRGTVRVAMFPSGAAMLLAGLITRAAAIGVEVLGRDIDQPAAHAPGQLADFDVVVVHRDERDPAQWGPRIEATLLLREPLEILLPPGHRLAERKRVPLRELADEPWIGVEGGLMVDDVLRSLATISGVHPRIVQRVNDFRVVEELVVAGVGVALLPRYILTARDLTRKPLSGVRIARRIEAVTRVGATARPAVNAVISILKTLAHETHQQNTRPQ from the coding sequence ATGGATGTGGAGCGTTTGCGACTGTTGCGCGAACTGGCCGAGCGCGGCACGGTTCATGCCGCTGCAACCGCAATGTCCCTCACCCCGTCCGCGGTCTCCCAGCAGCTCAAGATCCTGCAACGTGAGGCTGGTGTTCCTCTTCTCGAAGCCACGGGACGCCGATTACGACTCACTGATGCCGGCCGAGTCCTGGTCGCGCGCACCGATGAAGTACTAGCGGCCCTCGATCGCGCCCACGCTGACATGGACGGTTTCCGGAGCACACCTCGCGGAACCGTGCGTGTCGCTATGTTCCCTTCCGGCGCCGCGATGCTGTTAGCAGGACTTATCACCCGGGCTGCAGCGATCGGCGTCGAAGTTCTCGGACGCGATATCGATCAGCCCGCCGCACACGCCCCGGGCCAGCTCGCCGACTTCGACGTCGTCGTTGTGCACCGCGACGAACGTGACCCCGCGCAATGGGGTCCCCGCATCGAAGCCACCTTGCTGCTGCGGGAACCCCTTGAGATTCTGTTACCGCCGGGCCATCGCCTCGCCGAGCGCAAGCGGGTCCCCCTCCGCGAACTCGCCGACGAACCCTGGATCGGCGTCGAGGGCGGCCTCATGGTCGACGACGTGCTGCGCTCGCTAGCCACCATATCCGGAGTGCACCCACGCATCGTACAGAGAGTCAACGACTTTCGGGTGGTCGAAGAACTTGTCGTAGCGGGGGTAGGAGTCGCGCTCCTACCCCGTTACATACTCACCGCACGGGATCTGACTCGCAAACCACTCAGCGGAGTACGCATAGCCCGCCGAATCGAAGCTGTCACCCGTGTCGGCGCAACCGCTCGGCCTGCAGTCAACGCAGTCATCAGCATCCTCAAAACCCTCGCCCACGAAACGCACCAGCAGAACACCCGACCGCAATGA
- a CDS encoding argininosuccinate synthase domain-containing protein, producing the protein MITLFSGGLDSTYLLLRLREMGFSDVHALSVDIGELETQEEKQRIAVRLGATLHVSHQQDVFAAEFVAPAIKAQAVYLGLHPVSSTLSRPLIARTAVDLAHGLGAQCIIHTANRSQNTLRRLNGTLELLGFDGNYGSPYDLQPVSRVAKTSELAAAGITFASDRSLSGDSNLWCREFESGALDDPEAHSIPETIYRWSTTSPDLRDRDEHLSITVEEGIPTAIDGLAMNLVELGTTSTPESDA; encoded by the coding sequence GTGATCACCCTGTTCAGCGGGGGACTCGACAGTACCTATCTGCTACTACGGCTACGCGAGATGGGATTCAGCGACGTCCACGCCCTGTCCGTCGACATCGGCGAACTAGAAACACAGGAGGAAAAGCAGCGAATCGCGGTCAGGCTGGGTGCGACGCTGCACGTCAGCCACCAGCAAGACGTGTTCGCCGCGGAGTTCGTGGCACCGGCAATCAAAGCCCAGGCCGTTTATCTGGGTCTGCACCCGGTCAGCTCGACACTGAGCCGCCCCTTGATCGCACGCACCGCTGTCGACCTCGCCCACGGCCTGGGCGCCCAGTGCATCATCCACACCGCCAACCGATCGCAGAACACACTTCGGCGGCTCAACGGCACCCTGGAATTGCTCGGCTTTGACGGCAATTACGGCAGCCCGTACGACCTGCAACCTGTTTCCCGCGTAGCCAAGACTTCTGAGCTGGCAGCGGCAGGAATCACTTTCGCCAGTGATCGCTCGTTGAGCGGGGACTCAAACCTGTGGTGCCGAGAGTTCGAGTCCGGCGCGCTCGACGATCCCGAGGCGCATTCGATTCCCGAGACGATCTACCGGTGGAGCACCACCTCGCCCGACCTGCGCGACCGCGACGAACATCTGTCGATCACCGTGGAAGAAGGCATCCCCACGGCTATCGACGGGCTGGCAATGAACCTGGTCGAACTCGGGACCACCTCAACACCCGAGTCGGACGCCTAG
- a CDS encoding 2OG-Fe dioxygenase family protein, translating to MTTSTTDNATISSIAAAMAQPGYLHLTATQTESLADASADDWSSFAAEWNHLVADRYMADGGTYRLRRYSSFTLDTTTGEFLQQPHSPYLQSMTVNHLNGGIERHFEPCTAAFCRNPVLRGLLPALGRAFTQAQGSHRWNIKLHPYRILATSKSAGQPAPEGRHRDGVTYITTLMISRCQITGGRSTVYTNTGSELTATTLLQRGELLLADDNTTLHSVTPILPAEGFDHGHRDVLVIAFTAETP from the coding sequence ATGACCACATCAACCACCGACAACGCAACCATTTCGTCCATTGCGGCCGCGATGGCCCAGCCCGGTTACCTACACCTGACCGCCACGCAGACCGAATCATTGGCCGATGCTTCCGCCGATGACTGGTCATCATTCGCCGCCGAGTGGAACCATTTGGTAGCGGATCGATACATGGCTGACGGGGGCACCTACCGGCTGCGCCGCTACAGCAGCTTCACCCTGGACACCACAACCGGCGAATTCCTGCAACAACCGCACAGCCCCTACCTGCAGAGCATGACCGTCAATCACCTCAACGGCGGAATCGAACGACACTTCGAACCCTGCACCGCCGCCTTCTGCCGCAACCCAGTCCTGCGCGGATTACTACCAGCGCTGGGGAGGGCCTTCACCCAGGCACAGGGATCGCATCGATGGAACATCAAACTCCACCCCTACCGGATCCTGGCTACATCGAAATCCGCCGGCCAACCCGCACCGGAAGGGCGACACCGCGACGGCGTCACCTACATCACGACCCTGATGATTAGCCGCTGCCAGATCACCGGAGGACGCAGCACCGTCTACACCAACACCGGCTCTGAACTCACCGCCACCACCCTGCTGCAGCGCGGTGAACTCCTCCTCGCCGACGACAACACCACCCTGCACTCAGTCACCCCAATCCTGCCGGCAGAAGGATTCGACCACGGACATCGCGACGTCCTCGTCATCGCCTTCACCGCCGAGACCCCGTGA
- a CDS encoding DMT family transporter, translated as MSILNRATPDPAINGTQPPAGSPSHRTVDVALLAVAIVWGSSYLAAKEVVTTDSVFSFLVIRFALAAVGLAIVLASRLRHINRTEIALGMIFGTILSIIFSLETFGVTMTSASNAGLIISLTIVMTPLLQRWIQRTYLPPAFYGAAVIAVVGVGLLTQNGGFATPSLGDLLILLAAAARAVHVTAIARLSEKRTLDSARVTLVQLCTGLFVFTVLSQISGRGVGEVARQMSTQSWILTIYLALVCTVFAFFIQIWAVRRTSPARVSLLLGTEPLWAATIGVLLAHDPVSVIGVTGALLILLGTNWGRIIDTRRRAEMPATIVQVRP; from the coding sequence GTGAGCATCCTCAACCGCGCCACCCCCGACCCGGCCATTAACGGCACACAGCCACCGGCCGGGTCCCCCTCCCACAGAACCGTCGATGTCGCACTGCTCGCGGTGGCGATCGTCTGGGGATCGAGCTACCTGGCGGCCAAAGAAGTCGTCACCACCGACAGCGTGTTCTCCTTCCTCGTCATCCGATTCGCCCTCGCCGCAGTGGGCTTGGCTATCGTCTTGGCGTCGAGGCTGCGCCACATCAACCGCACTGAAATCGCTCTCGGCATGATCTTCGGGACAATCCTGAGCATCATCTTCAGTCTCGAAACATTCGGCGTGACAATGACCTCGGCTTCAAATGCAGGGCTGATCATCTCCTTGACCATCGTGATGACACCACTGCTGCAACGCTGGATACAGCGCACTTACCTGCCCCCTGCGTTCTACGGAGCCGCGGTCATCGCTGTCGTCGGCGTCGGACTACTCACGCAAAACGGCGGGTTCGCCACTCCAAGCCTTGGCGATCTTCTGATCCTGCTCGCCGCAGCTGCTCGAGCAGTCCACGTCACAGCGATCGCGCGACTGTCCGAAAAACGCACCCTCGACTCGGCGCGTGTCACACTCGTGCAGCTCTGCACCGGCTTATTCGTGTTTACAGTCCTATCGCAGATCTCCGGGCGAGGAGTCGGCGAAGTTGCCAGGCAGATGAGCACGCAGTCTTGGATCCTGACGATCTATCTCGCGCTCGTCTGCACCGTCTTCGCCTTCTTCATCCAAATATGGGCAGTCCGGCGCACTTCGCCAGCCAGGGTGAGCCTGCTTCTAGGGACCGAACCCCTTTGGGCCGCAACCATCGGCGTGCTCTTGGCCCACGACCCAGTCAGCGTTATCGGCGTCACCGGAGCACTCCTGATCCTCCTCGGCACAAACTGGGGACGAATCATCGACACGCGCCGCCGCGCGGAAATGCCAGCGACTATCGTTCAGGTGCGTCCTTAG
- a CDS encoding class I SAM-dependent methyltransferase translates to MFCDIVRPLLIPKSPQSILVAGCGNGSEALHIRVDLDVQVTGVDVNLAAEGGVGADLDRFELLQGSVLDLPYPDNSFDFVFYHHVIEHVTDPAKSLDELARVLMPDGLIYVGTPNRHRVVGYIGSHTATTYQKLKWNAADYRARLRNRFRNEFGAHAGFSEKELSALLSRRFVDIQFVTSDYLRFKYGDRLPRPVMDALCAQPFLEVAAPSIYAVARKSQ, encoded by the coding sequence ATGTTCTGCGATATAGTTCGGCCACTACTCATTCCCAAGTCGCCACAGAGCATTCTCGTTGCAGGATGTGGCAACGGGAGCGAGGCGCTTCATATTCGCGTGGATCTCGATGTTCAAGTGACTGGGGTCGATGTCAACCTTGCGGCGGAAGGTGGAGTCGGAGCTGACTTAGATAGATTCGAGTTGTTACAAGGCAGTGTGCTGGATCTGCCTTACCCTGACAACAGTTTCGACTTCGTCTTTTATCACCATGTAATCGAACATGTCACTGACCCAGCTAAGAGCTTGGATGAATTGGCACGCGTTCTCATGCCGGACGGTCTCATCTATGTCGGCACACCGAATCGGCACCGCGTGGTCGGCTACATCGGTTCGCACACAGCTACCACGTACCAGAAGCTGAAGTGGAACGCCGCCGACTACAGAGCTCGTCTCCGGAACCGATTTCGGAACGAATTTGGCGCGCATGCCGGGTTTTCCGAGAAAGAGCTTTCCGCGCTGTTGAGTCGGAGGTTTGTCGATATTCAATTTGTGACGTCAGATTACCTCCGCTTCAAGTATGGTGATCGTCTCCCGCGCCCCGTCATGGACGCATTGTGTGCACAGCCGTTCCTAGAGGTGGCGGCTCCATCTATCTACGCGGTCGCTCGAAAGTCTCAGTAG
- a CDS encoding heparinase II/III family protein — translation MDALDSAEALERFRSGVDRPILLDRQRAQVIRDENPALVAALLSAADLAVERSFCFFGYPAVTLEQPIDWHYDPVSDVRWPEVLSRKINHRIFAGDVKWIWELNRLQHLPWLAQAWLFTGESRYERAAFEHLDSWMDQNPPGRGVAWRGAFEAGIRAISIAIAVQGLRDSTELTASRFERILRVLAESANRCWHDRSLFSSANNHLVGEMAGLAVIALMFPDFVSSASWESWAVQTLSSEADKQILADGVGAEQAVGYQTFTVELLYLVAALLAQRDGHAPNQIVEAIVRSSTFLFAVVGDQDPCPRYGDDDEGFALRLGPEAVRSVRDHLGIVSAHGWGVTARGTVNDTLTRQWYRAMAQSSSAELVGLAPALSAERPASFFAPDGGLAVLRSGRRRTTMDVGPLGYLSIAAHGHADALAITLSIDGQDVITDPGTGSYYGHPEWRPAMRSTGAHATVCIDGQDQSLNAGSFMWLRHARTRVRQVDLVTGVVDAEHDGYTRLPGKPVHRRWLIAPSDDWGQLVVDMVTGNGHHEVRTNWPLHPSLEVQRIPFGHIVTRQNVGVSQLLYSSTAPLLIDEVRGDVRENRGWWSDRLESRMPAWWLGAVANAELPIVVATLIVPIDRRRIDDLFVERCDEYISVCWAEDSDLRTVRIDLAPSAHATISIQD, via the coding sequence GTGGATGCGTTGGACTCGGCTGAGGCGCTCGAACGTTTCCGGTCCGGTGTCGATCGTCCCATTCTTCTAGATCGCCAACGTGCGCAAGTGATTCGAGATGAGAATCCCGCGCTCGTCGCCGCACTCCTGAGTGCGGCGGATCTCGCAGTGGAACGTTCGTTCTGTTTTTTCGGCTATCCCGCGGTGACACTCGAACAGCCGATCGACTGGCACTACGATCCGGTCAGTGACGTACGTTGGCCGGAAGTTCTCTCCCGAAAAATCAACCACCGTATCTTTGCCGGCGACGTCAAGTGGATCTGGGAACTTAATCGTCTCCAGCACCTGCCTTGGTTGGCACAAGCCTGGCTGTTCACCGGGGAAAGCCGATATGAACGCGCGGCGTTTGAGCACCTCGATTCCTGGATGGACCAAAATCCGCCCGGCCGCGGTGTCGCCTGGCGGGGAGCGTTCGAAGCAGGCATTCGAGCCATCTCGATTGCAATCGCTGTGCAAGGGCTGCGGGACTCGACTGAGCTAACCGCCAGCCGGTTCGAACGCATTCTGCGCGTTCTAGCCGAAAGTGCCAACCGGTGCTGGCACGACCGGTCGCTCTTCAGCTCGGCCAACAATCATCTAGTAGGCGAGATGGCAGGACTTGCCGTCATCGCATTGATGTTTCCCGATTTTGTTTCATCGGCGTCCTGGGAGTCATGGGCCGTTCAGACGCTTTCGTCGGAGGCGGACAAGCAGATCCTGGCCGACGGCGTCGGCGCTGAACAGGCTGTCGGGTACCAGACTTTCACCGTCGAGTTGCTGTACCTGGTAGCCGCGCTCCTTGCCCAACGAGATGGTCACGCGCCCAATCAAATCGTCGAGGCAATCGTCCGAAGTTCGACGTTCCTCTTCGCCGTAGTGGGAGATCAGGACCCGTGTCCACGCTACGGCGACGATGACGAAGGGTTCGCCCTGCGATTGGGCCCCGAGGCGGTACGGTCTGTACGCGACCATCTTGGCATCGTTTCCGCACACGGCTGGGGCGTGACAGCTCGCGGAACTGTCAACGACACTTTGACCCGGCAGTGGTATCGGGCTATGGCACAGAGTTCATCCGCCGAACTGGTGGGGCTCGCCCCTGCCCTTTCGGCCGAGCGCCCCGCCAGCTTCTTCGCACCTGATGGCGGGCTAGCCGTGCTACGCAGCGGACGGCGGAGGACAACGATGGACGTAGGACCGCTTGGATACCTCTCGATCGCCGCTCACGGTCATGCCGACGCATTGGCCATCACGCTGAGTATCGACGGGCAGGATGTGATAACTGACCCTGGCACGGGCAGTTACTACGGGCATCCAGAATGGCGCCCGGCTATGCGGTCAACGGGCGCACATGCGACGGTTTGCATCGATGGTCAGGATCAGTCTCTAAATGCTGGCTCATTCATGTGGTTGCGCCACGCACGCACGCGTGTACGCCAGGTGGATCTGGTAACAGGCGTAGTAGATGCCGAACATGACGGCTATACCCGGCTGCCGGGTAAGCCCGTACACAGGCGCTGGCTGATCGCCCCGTCAGATGACTGGGGGCAATTAGTAGTTGACATGGTTACTGGCAATGGACATCACGAAGTCAGGACGAACTGGCCACTTCATCCGAGTCTTGAAGTGCAACGAATTCCGTTCGGCCACATAGTCACCCGGCAGAACGTTGGCGTGTCCCAATTGCTGTACTCGTCAACCGCACCGCTGCTGATTGACGAGGTGCGTGGTGACGTGCGAGAGAACCGTGGCTGGTGGTCCGATCGATTGGAAAGCCGCATGCCCGCATGGTGGCTAGGTGCAGTCGCGAACGCCGAGCTCCCGATCGTCGTAGCCACATTGATCGTCCCGATCGACAGACGTCGCATCGACGATCTGTTCGTCGAACGCTGCGACGAATACATCAGCGTCTGCTGGGCGGAAGACAGCGACCTGCGGACGGTAAGAATCGACCTTGCCCCGTCCGCCCATGCAACGATCAGCATCCAGGATTAG
- a CDS encoding glycosyltransferase family 4 protein: MPRALWVSTSLSTRGGISTFIRNMRDTDLWDNWNIRHVATHRNGSMPVRILAFTLGYIHFAWALVINRPDIVHIHTASYGSFARKFVLIWTAKAFRIPVVLHVHGARFNEFFDNAPRSLRLLIRISLEHVEVVIALGRAWATELRRIAPRARIEVVSNAVRPGRADQQKVSGPVHVVFLGEIGERKGTFVLLEAWAKLIAYPNCQLAKLTIAGDGEVERARDVVLDLGIGTSVDVRGWLSETAVATLLSDAHVLVLPSLNEGQPMAILEAMSRGMCIIASGVGGIPEMLGNSSGVLIIPGSVDTLFGALRDVVNSETARSDYGARAFQRAVDEFNIDTAARRIDAFYHQITQVKALPARSRRAASIELKAPSQVNEHSDWTP; the protein is encoded by the coding sequence ATGCCGCGTGCACTGTGGGTCTCGACGAGTTTGTCCACGCGGGGCGGGATCTCCACCTTCATTCGCAACATGCGCGATACGGACTTATGGGACAATTGGAATATCCGCCATGTCGCCACCCACCGCAATGGCAGTATGCCGGTTCGAATCTTGGCTTTTACTTTGGGCTATATCCATTTCGCATGGGCGTTAGTGATCAATCGGCCCGACATCGTTCACATTCATACGGCGTCCTATGGAAGTTTCGCCCGAAAATTCGTTCTTATCTGGACAGCGAAAGCATTCCGCATTCCGGTAGTTTTGCACGTGCATGGTGCCCGATTCAACGAATTTTTTGACAACGCACCACGATCCCTTCGCCTATTGATTCGTATTTCCTTGGAACATGTCGAAGTAGTGATCGCACTCGGTAGAGCTTGGGCCACTGAGCTGCGGCGGATCGCACCCCGCGCCCGTATTGAGGTGGTGTCTAACGCAGTAAGGCCGGGCCGCGCGGATCAACAGAAGGTCAGCGGCCCTGTTCACGTTGTGTTCCTCGGTGAGATCGGAGAACGCAAGGGAACTTTTGTGCTTCTCGAGGCGTGGGCGAAATTGATCGCGTACCCCAACTGCCAGCTCGCCAAGTTGACCATCGCCGGTGACGGAGAAGTCGAACGCGCTCGGGACGTCGTATTAGACCTGGGTATCGGGACCAGCGTCGACGTGCGCGGATGGCTTTCAGAGACCGCCGTTGCAACACTATTGTCCGATGCTCACGTGCTCGTGCTTCCATCGCTTAACGAAGGGCAACCGATGGCAATACTCGAGGCGATGTCGCGAGGTATGTGCATCATCGCCAGCGGTGTCGGCGGCATTCCCGAGATGCTCGGCAATTCCAGCGGAGTCCTCATCATTCCAGGGAGCGTGGACACGCTGTTCGGCGCGCTCCGTGATGTGGTGAATAGCGAAACCGCCCGCTCTGACTACGGCGCGCGCGCGTTTCAACGGGCCGTCGACGAATTCAATATCGACACCGCGGCCCGTCGAATCGATGCGTTTTACCACCAGATCACACAGGTCAAGGCGCTGCCCGCGCGCTCCCGACGTGCTGCAAGCATAGAACTCAAGGCGCCAAGCCAGGTGAACGAACACAGTGACTGGACCCCGTGA